A window of Panicum virgatum strain AP13 chromosome 8K, P.virgatum_v5, whole genome shotgun sequence contains these coding sequences:
- the LOC120645509 gene encoding probable 2-oxoglutarate-dependent dioxygenase SLC1, which produces MASIADDRQLHRAAEREAAKVAPMFDMVSDAGGGGDDGKSEEDGSYCLIKGASHLSDRGFTRLPNRYVLPVSERPGDVSSRLKLPVVDLARLRDPCQRAAAIGTLDAACRDYGFFQVVNHGVEREVIAGLLDVARRFFELPLPRRARYLSADVRAPVRYGTSFNQAKDAVLFWRDFLKLASCQPLHAAVASWPDEPADLREVTARYAMVNHQLFMEIMEAALEALGIACCRSLLRELKAGYSQIMLNCYPACPQPELTLGLPPHSDYCLFTLLLQDHVEGLQVMHQGRWLTVDPVPGSFVVNVGDHLEIYSNGRYKSKLHRVQVNLTRPRISAASFHSVPVERVIGPAAELVDEGNPRRYMDTDYATFLSFLASGEGKNKSFLQSRKIAC; this is translated from the exons ATGGCGTCTATTGCCGATGACCGGCAACTGCATCGAGCCGCCGAGAGAGAAGCTGCGAAGGTGGCACCCATGTTCGACATGGTCAGTGACGCCGGAGGTGGTGGTGACGATGGCAAGAGCGAGGAGGATGGCTCGTACTGCCTGATTAAAGGCGCGAGCCACCTCAGCGACCGTGGATTTACCAGGCTGCCGAACAGGTATGTCCTGCCGGTCTCTGAGCGCCCCGGCGATGTGTCCAGCCGGTTGAAGCTCCCCGTCGTCGACCTCGCGCGCCTGCGCGACCCCTgccagcgcgccgccgcgaTCGGGACGCTCGACGCCGCGTGCCGCGACTACGGATTCTTTCAG GTGGTGAACCATGGGGTGGAGCGCGAGGTGATCGCCGGGCTGCTGGACGTGGCGCGGCGGTTCTTCGAGCTCCCGctgccgcggcgggcgcggtaCCTGTCGGCGGACGTGCGGGCGCCGGTGAGGTACGGCACCAGCTTCAACCAGGCCAAGGACGCCGTGCTCTTCTGGCGGGACTTCCTCAAGCTCGCCTCCTGCCAgccgctccacgccgccgtcgcgtcgTGGCCCGACGAGCCGGCTGACCTCAG GGAAGTGACAGCCAGGTACGCCATGGTGAACCATCAGTTGTTCATGGAGATcatggaggcggcactggaggcTTTGGGCATCGCCTGCTGCCGCAGCCTGCTGCGGGAACTTAAGGCGGGGTACTCTCAGATTATGCTTAATTGCTATCCGGCATGCCCACAGCCGGAGCTCACGCTGGGGCTGCCGCCGCACTCGGACTACTGCCTCTTCACGCTCCTGCTGCAGGACCACGTCGAGGGCCTCCAGGTCATGCACCAAGGCCGCTGGCTCACCGTCGATCCAGTCCCAGGATCTTTCGTCGTCAACGTCGGCGATCACCTTGAG ATCTACAGCAATGGGCGGTACAAGAGCAAGCTCCACCGGGTGCAGGTGAACTTGACCCGCCCACGCATCTCAGCGGCTTCCTTCCACAGCGTGCCCGTGGAGCGAGTTATTGGACCGGCAGCGGAACTGGTCGATGAGGGAAACCCTCGGCGGTACATGGACACCGACTATGCCACGTTCCTTTCCTTTCTTGCATCGGGCGAGGGCAAGAACAAAAGCTTCCTCCAATCTAGGAAGATAGCATGCTGA